In one window of Juglans regia cultivar Chandler chromosome 3, Walnut 2.0, whole genome shotgun sequence DNA:
- the LOC108990897 gene encoding uncharacterized protein LOC108990897, with the protein MSWKHLCRLVRKFNVVIVAISESFSEVSKMDQLAYLLGLSNHCSNAEMGGKLWVFWSESYEFEVLCMSNQMITGWVRNGVENFLVTFVFAKCNPVERRGLWDSLKATCIEGPWLVVGDFNIIRDDQERVGGNPRPLNSMAEFNECLDSCGLLDLTVDGRRMSWCNGHNGCTHSWARLDLALINSSFGISYPSAFFEYLTRKHSDHSPMLLRFKRSEVIYGPHPFHFQNMWCNNASFKPFVEAIWRELL; encoded by the coding sequence ATGTCGTGGAAACATTTGTGTCGGTTGGTGAGGAAGTTTAATGTGGTTATTGTCGCGATCTCAGAATCTTTTTCGGAAGTTAGTAAAATGGATCAGTTGGCCTATTTATTAGGGCTCTCGAATCATTGTAGCAATGCTGAGATGGGTGGTAAATTATGGGTTTTTTGGAGTGAGTCGTATGAGTTTGAAGTTTTGTGTATGTCTAACCAAATGATTACCGGATGGGTCCGGAATGGTGTGGAAAATTTTCTTGTTACTTTTGTCTTTGCCAAATGTAATCCGGTGGAGAGGAGGGGTTTATGGGATAGTTTAAAGGCAACTTGTATAGAGGGTCCTTGGCTGGtagtgggggattttaatatcattCGAGATGATCAGGAGCGAGTTGGTGGGAATCCAAGGCCATTAAATTCCATGGCTGAGTTCAATGAGTGTTTGGATTCCTGTGGGTTGCTAGACCTCACAGTGGATGGTAGGCGTAtgtcatggtgtaatggtcacAATGGGTGCACTCACAGCTGGGCTCGTTTGGATCTTGCCCTCATAAATTCGTCGTTTGGGATCTCTTATCCGTCGGCGTTCTTTGAATATTTGACAAGGAAACACTCGGACCACTCGCCTATGCTTCTACGTTTCAAACGGTCGGAGGTAATTTATGGTCCTCatccttttcattttcagaacATGTGGTGTAACAATGCAAGTTTTAAGCCTTTTGTTGAGGCGATTTGGCGTGAACTGTTGTAA